A window of the Leishmania mexicana MHOM/GT/2001/U1103 complete genome, chromosome 29 genome harbors these coding sequences:
- a CDS encoding putative bystin codes for MPGKEKAKKEHHRSNPLGDDIHAERFASAKSASRRAADENDVDQAGYLIPNHTTKRILRTAKKQLEAIQGEVTAEEYATAVCGEDYRDNGLQDLIDNEEMTTEGREHLYEVEAAADDEDVVLEYDDNESIASEMPVDVPDVSPEMYGIDEEEARLLNAFQPASRVQSRNLADMIMEKIREKEQGARGGAAPSPSDNARVADGDSEDKIDNRVARVYTAIGTVLKRYTSGKIPKAFKILPNVKNWEQLLMLTRPDQWSPHATYQATRIFAANLNESMLQRFYAAVLLPVVHERLLEEKKLHPALYMAVRKALFKPVAFFKGFLLPLAMDEECTLRESLVVASVLQRCHLPPVPTAVTIYKIAQQPFSGRCSVFLRVLIDKKMALPYQAIDELVKYFHRFLETHTKEEALPVLWHQTLLSFVQHYKADLTEAQLGLLSNVCNVHFHYMITPEIRREIGAALRMKQGAAPVS; via the coding sequence ATGCCTGGTAAGGAAAAGGCAAAGAAGGAGCACCATCGCTCCAACCCGCTCGGCGATGATATCCACGCTGAGcgcttcgccagcgccaaGAGCGCGTCGCGCCGTGCCGCAGACGAGAACGACGTGGATCAGGCCGGCTACCTCATCCCCAACCACACGACGAAACGGATCTTGCGCACGGCCAagaagcagctggaggccattCAGGGTGAGGTGACGGCTGAGGAGTACGCTACCGCGGTGTGTGGAGAGGACTACCGCGACAACGGCCTGCAGGACCTCATCGACAACGAGGAGATGACGACGGAGGGTCGCGAGCACCTCtacgaggtggaggcggcggcggatgaCGAAGACGTGGTTCTGGAGTACGACGACAACGAGTCTATTGCATCCGAGATGCCGGTGGATGTGCCGGACGTGTCTCCAGAGATGTACGGcatcgacgaggaggaggcacgaCTGCTGAACGCCTTCCAGCCTGCCTCGCGTGTGCAGAGCCGCAACTTGGCGGACATGATCATGGAAAAGATTAGGGAAAAGGAGCAGGGCGCCCGTGGTGGTGCAGCCCCGAGCCCGAGCGATAACGCCCGCGTGGCAGACGGTGACAGTGAGGACAAGATCGACAATCGTGTGGCACGCGTGTACACGGCCATCGGTACGGTGCTGAAGCGCTACACCTCCGGCAAGATTCCAAAGGCGTTCAAGATTTTGCCAAACGTGAAGAActgggagcagctgctgatgctgaCCCGTCCGGATCAGTGGTCCCCGCACGCCACGTACCAGGCCACTCGCATCTTTGCCGCCAACTTGAACGAGAGTatgctgcagcgcttctacgccgcggtgctgctgcccgtcGTGCACGAGCGGCTGCTCGAAGAGAAGAAACTGCACCCGGCCCTGTACATGGCAGTGCGCAAGGCGCTCTTTAAGCCCGTCGCCTTCTTCAAAGGCtttctgctgccgctggcaaTGGATGAGGAGTGCACGCTGCGTGAGTCCCTTGTTGTGGCGagcgtgctgcagcgctgccactTGCCACCGGTGCCCACCGCTGTCACCATCTACAAgatcgcgcagcagcccttCAGCGGTCGGTGCTCCGTCTTTCTTCGTGTGCTTATCGACAAGAAGATGGCGCTGCCATACCAGGCCATCGACGAGCTGGTGAAGTACTTTCATCGCTTCTTGGAAACGCacacgaaggaggaggcgctgccggtgctgtgGCATCAGACCCTGCTCTCCTTCGTCCAGCACTACAAGGCGGACCTGaccgaggcgcagctggGGCTGCTATCAAACGTGTGCAACGTGCATTTTCACTACATGATCACCCCCGAGATCCGTCGCGAGAttggggcggcgctgcgcatgaAGCAGGGTGCGGCACCCGTTTCCTAG
- a CDS encoding putative glycosyltransferase family 28 protein, protein MWFLVALLLGCAFLASLWHSVVRYVPLAMRSPHRGAMKVGVVLGSGGHTSEMLRAITELPLSYWLDTRPFYVVSATDPHSASLASQLEQQRFERRVIVYTIPRAREVGQSYLTSIITTIRATLACFRLVCAEKPDVLLTNGPGVCVPVIAAAVCVASCAPWWYGRPAIVYMESFTCVSHLSLTGRLLAPWLADVFTVHWRALERAVARRRRRGTLVHVGSQEARVTDGAPNRLRSLAAEQEAYALVTVGSTKFSSLVQAVVQPGVCAALRQRFGIKRLYVQHGTAEVVAPPEATLLPALPTAAGADASHPTQQWSCGGLLVEAFPYRPCLDAVIRGATLVITHAGAGTILEGLQAQQPLVVVPNRQLMSDHQLDLAEALANGGFLFCVQVAELAERLPLLDLTTLRPHGGMNAAQLQEALRLVLTGRSASGERVKGE, encoded by the coding sequence ATGTGGTTTCTcgttgctcttcttctcggATGTGCGTTCCTGGCGTCTCTATGGCACAGTGTTGTGCGTTACGTGCCCCTCGCAATGCGGTCGCCGCACCGAGGCGCCATGAAGGTTGGTGTGGTGCTGGGCTCTGGTGGACACACGAGTGAGATGCTGCGCGCTATTACGGAGCTACCGTTGTCTTACTGGTTAGACACGCGTCCGTTCTACGTTGTGAGCGCCACCGATCCACACTCAGCCAGCTTGGCCTCacagctggagcagcagcgcttcgagAGGCGCGTCATAGTGTACACCATTCCACGTGCGCGCGAGGTGGGCCAGAGCTACCTGACGTCGATCATCACAACAATCAGGGCAACCCTCGCGTGCTTTCGGCTTGTTTGCGCTGAGAAGCCGGACGTGCTGCTCACAAATGGCcctggcgtgtgcgtgcctgtaATCGCGGCGGCCGTTTGCGTGGCATCGTGCGCGCCGTGGTGGTACGGGCGCCCTGCCATTGTCTACATGGAGTCCTTCACGTGCGTATCGCACCTATCCCTGACAGGGCGCCTGCTGGCGCCATGGCTGGCAGACGTCTTTACGGTGCACTGGCGGGCTCTGGAGAGAGCTGTggctcgacgccgccgccgcggcacgctGGTGCACGTTGGATCGCAGGAAGCGCGTGTCACAGACGGCGCACCGAATCGCCTCCGGTCTCTTGCTGCCGAGCAGGAGGCCTACGCGCTGGTGACGGTGGGGTCGACAAAGTTCTCCTCTTTGgtgcaggcggtggtgcagcccGGCGTTTGCGCCGCCCTGCGCCAGCGTTTCGGCATCAAGCGCCTCTACGTGCAGCATGGCACCGCTGAGGTGGTAGCACCTCCAGAGGCGACTCTCCTGCCCGCCCTGCCGACAGCCGCTGGCGCAGATGCTTCTCATCCGACGCAACAGTGGAGCTGCGGGGGCCTCCTCGTGGAGGCCTTCCCGTACCGACCTTGCCTGGACGCCGTGATTCGTGGTGCTACCCTCGTCATCACCCACGCTGGTGCCGGCACCATCTTGGAAGGACtgcaagcgcagcagcccttggtggtggtgccgaaTCGTCAGCTGATGTCTGACCACCAGCTGGATCTCGCTGAGGCTCTGGCCAACGGTGGCTTTCTCTTCTGCGTTCAAGTTGCTGAGCTGGCGGAGAGGCTGCCGTTACTTGACCTGACAACGCTTCGACCACACGGTGGTATGAATGCCGCGCAGCTTCAGGAGGCGCTTCGGCTCGTGCTGACCGGGCGTTCTGCGAGCGGAGAGAGGGTGAAGGGCGAGtag
- a CDS encoding putative aspartyl-tRNA synthetase codes for MSSNHADAGAPAAEKKMSDKEARKAARLAEEKARAEEKAALVEKYKDVFGAAPMVQSTTYKSHTHIPVAELSQPELVGKTVLIRARVSTTRKKGKMAFMVLRDGSESVQAMAAVEGDVPKEMIDFMGQIATESIVDVEATVSKVEQPISSTSHSDIELKVKRIHTVTESLRTLPFTLEDASRKESDEGAKVNLDTRLNSRWMDLRTPACGAIFRLQSRVCQYFRQFLIDNDFFEIHSPKIINAPSEGGANVFKLEYFNRFAYLAQSPQLYKQMVLQGDVPRVFEVGPVFRSENSNTHRHLTEFVGLDVEMRIDEHYYEVLDVAESLFNYIFEHLATHTKELTSVCQQYPFEPLVWKLAPEKMKELGVGVISEGVEPTDKFQARVQNMDSRMLRINYMHCIELLNTVLDEKMAPTDDINTTNEKLLGKLVKERYGTDFFISDRFPSSVRPFYTMECKDDVRFTNSYDMFIRGEEISSGAQRIHDPDLLLARAKMLNVDLTPIKEYVDSFRLGAWPHGGFGVGLERVVMLYLGLSNVRLASLFPRDPQRTTP; via the coding sequence ATGAGCTCCAACCACGCCGATGCCGGCGCACCAGCCGCGGAGAAGAAGATGAGCGACAAAGAGGCTCGtaaggcggcgcgcctggcggaggagaaggcccGCGCGGAGGAAAAGGCGGCCCTTGTGGAGAAGTACAAGGATGTGTTTGGTGCCGCCCCAATGGTGCAGTCGACGACGTACAagtcgcacacgcacatcccGGTCGCGGAGCTTTCGCAGCCGGAGTTGGTGGGCAAGACGGTGCTGATCCGTGCCCGCGTGTCGACGACGCGCAAGAAGGGCAAGATGGCATTcatggtgctgcgcgacggGAGCGAGTCGGTGCAGGCGATGGCTGCCGTGGAAGGCGACGTGCCGAAGGAAATGATCGACTTCATGGGGCAGATCGCAACAGAGTCGATTGTTgacgtggaggcgacggtgaGCAAGGTGGAGCAGCCCATCTCATCGACGTCGCACTCGGACATCGAGCTGAAGGTGAAGAGGATCCACACGGTGACGGAGTCACTGCGCACGCTGCCGTTCACGCTCGAGGACGCGAGCCGCAAGGAGTCGGACGAGGGTGCGAAGGTGAACCTTGACACGCGCCTGAATAGCCGCTGGATGGACCTGCGCACACCAGCGTGCGGCGCGATCTTCCGCCTTCAGTCGCGCGTGTGCCAGTACTTTCGCCAGTTTCTTATCGACAACGACTTCTTTGAGATCCACTCGCCAAAGATCATCAACGCGCCGAGCGAGGGTGGAGCCAACGTGTTCAAGCTGGAGTACTTCAACCGCTTTGCGTATCTTGCCCAGTCGCCACAACTGTACAAGCAGATGGTGCTGCAGGGCGATGTGCCACGCGTGTTCGAGGTGGGCCCGGTGTTTCGCTCAGAGAACAGCAacacgcaccgccacctgACGGAGTTTGTTGGGTTGGACGTGGAGATGCGCATCGATGAGCACTACTACGAGGTGCTGGATGTGGCGGAGAGCCTATTCAACTACATTTTCGAGCACCTTGCCACCCACACCAAGGAGCTGACGAGCGTGTGCCAGCAGTACCCCTTCGAGCCTCTTGTGTGGAAGCTCGCACCGGAGAAGATGAAGGAGCTCGGCGTTGGCGTCATCTCGGAGGGCGTGGAGCCGACAGACAAGTTCCAGGCACGCGTGCAAAACATGGATAGCCGTATGCTGCGCATCAACTACATGCACTGTATTGAGCTGCTGAACACTGTGCTCGACGAGAAGATGGCGCCGACGGATGACATCAACACGACGAACGAGAAGCTGCTCGGCAAGCTTGTGAAGGAGCGCTACGGCACGGACTTCTTCATCTCGGACCGCTTTCCATCCTCGGTGCGTCCGTTCTACACGATGGAGTGCAAGGACGACGTGCGCTTCACAAACTCGTACGATATGTTCATCCGCGGTGAGGAGATCTCCAGCGGggcgcagcgcatccacGACCCCgatctgctgctggcgcgcgccAAGATGCTGAACGTGGACCTCACACCGATCAAGGAGTACGTCGACTCCTTCCGTCTGGGGGCGTGGCCGCACGGCGGCTTTGGCGTTGGGCTGGAGCGTGTGGTGATGCTGTACCTTGGACTGAGCAACGTGCGCCTTGCTTCGCTCTTTCCGCGTGATCCGCAGCGCACGACGCCGTAG
- a CDS encoding putative nuclear cap binding protein — MSSDLVDTVPRMEYVDRHELLRSLLTTEEFRERRQEQLNYSTTVYVGNLSFYTTEEQVYNHFSPCGHVRDIVMGLNEETRSPCGFCFVVFESQAAAALAVHGFDGSLLDDRVVSVSWDVGCDRSRRWGRGAHGGQVVDGVRQNLDEGRGGLGALRRDALGVPASTAEDELVVYDWVEAPPKCRGARTN, encoded by the coding sequence ATGTCAAGTGATTTGGTGGACACGGTCCCCCGAATGGAGTATGTGGATCGCCACGAGTTGCTCCGGTCTCTCTTGACGACGGAGGAGTTCCGGGAGCGGCGACAGGAGCAGCTCAACTATAGCACCACCGTCTATGTGGGCAACTTGTCCTTCTACACGACGGAGGAGCAAGTGTACAATCATTTTAGCCCCTGTGGACACGTCCGCGATATCGTGATGGGCCTCAACGAGGAGACACGCTCTCCTTGCGGGTTCTGCTTTGTCGTGTTCGAGTcacaggcggcagcggcactggcGGTTCACGGATTCGACGGATCACTACTGGACGACCGCGTCGTGTCTGTTAGCTGGGATGTGGGCTGCGACAGGAGTCGCCGCTGGGGGCGTGGTGCTCACGGCGGCCAAGTGGTAGACGGGGTTCGCCAAAACCTCGACGAGGGTCGCGGTGGCTTGGGCGCCCTACGGCGCGACGCGCTGGGCGTGCCTGCCTCGACCGCAGAGGACGAGCTGGTCGTCTACGATTGGGTAGAGGCCCCACCGAAGTGCAGAGGTGCCCGGACAAATTAG
- a CDS encoding eukaryotic translation initiation factor 4e,putative, translated as MNPNATEFMPGRRNGPDGGLEALPTSTADMELAKTPAGAAAAAVHASALPGAARRSLHNSPIIQPSRLNVKSASEIEAISKNSALNAAAAAYVPQRTLARVVLTQPSPLALAPSEDPAKDNIEMMLDDLWCLFYLPTTLGENIKEEDYNPTLVFRVDSIPTFWRVVNNVAAPSELQLSTLYLFRDGIDPKWEDPANRDGGIVKVKATAAQVDEAWELLLCRTIGDSWSPSVRETVNGVVLKVRERAYWLELWVTKNSSALQKDLAELWHPILGASFATTYLTHAMMQERSHAAAALAAEKQKRNRRRY; from the coding sequence ATGAACCCCAACGCCACGGAGTTCATGCCAGGCCGGCGCAACGGCCCGGACGGCGGGCTTGAGGCGCTGCCCACGTCCACGGCGGACATGGAGCTTGCCAAGACTCCGgctggagccgctgccgctgccgtccacgcgtcggcgctgccaggtgcggcgcgccgcagcctccACAACTCTCCCATCATCCAGCCCTCTCGTCTGAACGTCAAGAGCGCCTCTGAGATTGAGGCCATTAGCAAGAACAGTGCTCTGaatgcagctgccgccgcctacgtgccgcagcgcaccctGGCGCGGGTGGTGCTGACACAGCCATCCccgctcgccctcgccccctcTGAGGACCCGGCCAAGGACAATATCGAGATGATGCTGGACGATCTTTGGTGTCTCTTCTACCTCCCTACTACGCTGGGCGAGAACATAAAGGAGGAGGACTACAACCCCACGTTGGTGTTCCGCGTGGACAGCATCCCGACCTTCTGGCGGGTGGTGAACAACGTCGCGGCCCCATCCGAGCTGCAGCTCAGCACGCTGTATCTCTTCCGCGACGGCATCGACCCCAAGTGGGAGGACCCCGCGAACCGAGATGGTGGCATTGTGAAGGTGAaggccactgctgcccaGGTCGATGAGGCgtgggagctgctgctgtgccgcaccATCGGCGACTCGTGGTCCCCATCGGTGCGCGAGACCGTCAACGGTGTGGTGTTGAAGGTCCGCGAGCGCGCCTACTGGCTGGAGTTGTGGGTCACCAAGAACTCGAGTGCGCTGCAGAAGGACCTCGCCGAGCTCTGGCACCCGATCCTCGGCGCCTCCTTCGCGACCACGTACCTGACGCACGCCATGATGCAGGAGCGCtcccacgccgctgccgccttaGCTGCCGAAAAGCAGAAAAGGAACCGTCGGCGCTACTaa